One window of the Archangium primigenium genome contains the following:
- a CDS encoding sensor histidine kinase, which yields MSWLFRWGAPLSAALVSVLGSLVLMGWSFGLTPLTRVHPSLPSMVPLSAVSLVVLAGGLAGLWSGGRWMWAARLAAGSVSGWSLLLLALYAWIAWGSPLRVPAACSMSTPTTVSFVLLAGAMGSASGRGHRLGRPAPWLTLAAMLPPLVALAGYVFQDHRLYAPGPHGGMAVHTATGLLLLSAGTLALDATWGFMGALTTRAAGGVLARRMLPAALLPLLLGGLLTRASRAGLLDPILAQALFGVLMMLAFAVLTWLNALRLNRGHAEQVKAEQRALSEAERQRVLAADNARLLASAEKAARDREQVLAVVSHDLKNPLSVIRLSTTLLATRLAGTPVEAGLGRQVAAIDRAAAHMLTLIHQLLDAARLDAGQALAVEPRSQPLAPVVEEALALVEPQASQKALALERRLEPGLEAAFDRDRILQVLANLLGNAVKFTPLGGRITVEAWREGDDVRVRVHDTGPGIPELLRDRLFERHWQARETASQGSGLGLYIARGIIDAHGGRIWVEEGRPLGAAFVFCLPPRAREA from the coding sequence ATGTCGTGGCTGTTCAGGTGGGGCGCTCCGCTGAGTGCCGCCCTGGTGTCGGTCTTGGGAAGCCTGGTGCTGATGGGCTGGTCGTTCGGCCTCACGCCTCTGACGCGGGTGCATCCCTCCCTGCCGTCCATGGTGCCGCTCTCGGCGGTGTCCCTGGTGGTACTGGCCGGTGGGCTGGCGGGCCTGTGGTCGGGGGGCCGCTGGATGTGGGCCGCGCGTCTGGCCGCCGGGAGTGTGTCTGGCTGGAGCCTCCTGCTGCTCGCCCTCTACGCCTGGATCGCGTGGGGGTCGCCCCTGCGGGTCCCCGCCGCCTGCTCCATGTCCACGCCGACGACGGTGTCCTTCGTGCTGCTCGCCGGGGCGATGGGCAGCGCGAGCGGACGCGGGCACCGCTTGGGGCGGCCCGCGCCCTGGCTGACCCTGGCCGCGATGTTGCCTCCGCTCGTCGCCCTGGCGGGCTACGTCTTCCAGGACCATCGCCTCTATGCGCCGGGCCCCCACGGGGGCATGGCCGTGCACACCGCCACGGGCCTGCTGCTGTTGAGCGCCGGCACGCTCGCGCTCGACGCGACCTGGGGCTTCATGGGCGCCCTCACCACCCGGGCCGCGGGGGGCGTGCTGGCGCGCCGGATGCTTCCCGCCGCGCTGTTGCCCCTGCTGCTGGGTGGACTGCTGACCCGGGCGAGCCGCGCGGGACTGCTCGATCCAATCCTCGCCCAGGCCCTCTTCGGCGTGCTGATGATGCTGGCCTTCGCGGTCCTCACCTGGCTCAACGCGCTCCGGCTCAACCGCGGCCACGCCGAGCAGGTGAAGGCCGAGCAGCGCGCCCTGTCCGAGGCCGAGCGCCAGCGCGTGCTGGCGGCCGACAACGCCCGGCTCCTGGCCTCCGCCGAGAAGGCCGCGCGTGACCGGGAGCAGGTACTGGCCGTGGTGTCGCACGATCTCAAGAACCCCCTGTCCGTCATCCGCTTGAGCACCACCCTGCTGGCCACGCGGCTCGCGGGCACGCCTGTGGAGGCGGGGCTGGGTCGGCAGGTGGCGGCCATCGATCGCGCGGCGGCGCACATGCTCACCCTCATCCACCAGCTCCTGGACGCGGCGCGGCTCGACGCGGGCCAGGCGCTCGCCGTGGAGCCCCGGTCGCAGCCCCTCGCGCCCGTGGTGGAGGAGGCCCTGGCGCTCGTGGAGCCCCAGGCCTCGCAGAAGGCGCTGGCCCTGGAGCGGCGGCTGGAGCCGGGCCTGGAGGCCGCGTTCGACCGCGACCGCATCCTCCAGGTGCTGGCCAATCTCCTGGGCAACGCGGTGAAGTTCACCCCCCTGGGCGGCCGCATCACCGTGGAGGCCTGGCGCGAGGGCGACGACGTGCGCGTGCGCGTGCACGACACCGGCCCCGGCATTCCCGAGCTGCTGCGCGACCGGCTCTTCGAGCGGCACTGGCAGGCGCGGGAGACGGCGAGCCAGGGCAGCGGCCTGGGGCTCTACATCGCCCGGGGCATCATCGACGCCCACGGCGGCCGCATCTGGGTGGAGGAGGGCAGGCCCCTGGGGGCGGCGTTCGTCTTCTGCCTGCCCCCGCGGGCGCGCGAGGCGTGA
- a CDS encoding pentapeptide repeat-containing protein, producing the protein MSTSPKDASPQDIEQAAGQAAGQAAGQARRLEREDTFEHETFSDLELSGRALHHKEFYRCTFQRGQLQESQWRGCKFEDCVFTGCDLTRARFEQAALRGVRFEGSKLMGIDWSGVSANPEVSYTDCQLRYASFVGLSLRKTAFLRCTAQEANFFDLDLTDADFAGTELTGSNFRGCVLTRTDFSRAVGLALDPARNRLKDTQVPLATAVGVAESLGMRVAALGTEPPPAAAPRSRRKR; encoded by the coding sequence GTGAGCACTTCCCCCAAGGATGCGTCCCCCCAGGACATTGAGCAGGCGGCCGGGCAGGCGGCCGGGCAGGCGGCCGGGCAGGCACGGCGGCTGGAGCGCGAGGACACCTTCGAGCACGAGACCTTCAGTGATCTGGAGCTGTCCGGGCGCGCGCTGCACCACAAGGAGTTCTACCGGTGCACGTTCCAGCGCGGCCAGCTCCAGGAGAGCCAGTGGCGCGGGTGCAAGTTCGAGGACTGCGTCTTCACCGGGTGCGATCTCACCCGGGCCCGCTTCGAGCAGGCGGCCCTCAGGGGCGTGCGCTTCGAGGGCTCGAAGCTCATGGGCATCGACTGGTCGGGCGTGTCGGCCAACCCCGAGGTGTCCTACACGGACTGCCAGCTGCGCTACGCCTCGTTCGTGGGGCTGAGCCTGCGCAAGACGGCCTTCCTGCGCTGCACGGCCCAGGAGGCCAACTTCTTCGACCTGGATCTGACGGACGCGGACTTCGCGGGCACGGAGCTCACGGGCAGCAACTTCCGCGGCTGCGTGCTCACGCGCACGGACTTCTCGCGGGCGGTGGGGCTGGCGTTGGATCCGGCGCGCAACCGGCTCAAGGACACCCAGGTGCCGCTCGCCACGGCGGTGGGCGTGGCCGAGTCGCTGGGCATGCGCGTGGCGGCCCTGGGCACCGAGCCGCCCCCCGCCGCCGCGCCCCGCTCGCGCCGCAAGCGCTGA
- a CDS encoding RNA polymerase factor sigma-32, whose protein sequence is MTQASAFSSADSLSTYLSEISHYPLLTVQEEQALARRFREGDLAAGHRLVTSNLRFAVKVSYEYRSYGLKMSDLIQEANIGLMKAVQKFDADKGIRLISYAVWWIRAYIQNYVLKNWSLVKLGTTQAQRRLFFALARTRRELEKLGSGEGVAVDAEEIARKLNVKATEVREMEQRMGGRDLSLDAPVGEEGDATHMDFVESESASQVDEVADRQEANLTRTRIQQALTRLDPRERFIIEHRVMGDSEMTLSELGEHFGFSRERARQLEIRAKDKLKAELLSLMAEREQHEAGFGG, encoded by the coding sequence ATGACCCAGGCTTCCGCCTTCTCCTCCGCTGACTCCCTCTCCACCTACCTGTCGGAGATCAGCCACTACCCGCTGCTGACGGTGCAGGAGGAGCAGGCCCTGGCGCGTCGTTTCCGGGAGGGCGACCTGGCCGCGGGCCACCGCCTGGTGACGAGCAACCTGCGCTTCGCGGTGAAGGTGTCCTACGAGTACCGCTCCTACGGCCTGAAGATGTCCGACCTCATCCAGGAGGCGAACATCGGCCTGATGAAGGCGGTGCAGAAGTTCGACGCGGACAAGGGCATCCGCCTCATCTCCTACGCGGTGTGGTGGATCCGCGCCTACATCCAGAACTACGTGCTCAAGAACTGGAGCCTGGTGAAGCTGGGCACCACCCAGGCCCAGCGCCGGCTGTTCTTCGCGCTGGCCCGCACGCGCCGGGAGCTGGAGAAGCTGGGCTCGGGTGAGGGCGTGGCCGTGGACGCCGAGGAGATCGCCCGCAAGCTCAACGTGAAGGCCACCGAGGTGCGCGAGATGGAGCAGCGCATGGGCGGGCGGGACCTGTCGCTGGACGCGCCGGTGGGCGAGGAGGGCGACGCGACGCACATGGACTTCGTGGAGAGCGAGTCGGCCTCGCAGGTGGACGAGGTGGCCGACCGCCAGGAGGCCAACCTCACGCGCACCCGCATCCAGCAGGCGCTCACGCGGCTCGATCCCCGCGAGCGCTTCATCATCGAGCACCGGGTGATGGGTGACTCGGAGATGACGCTCAGCGAGCTGGGCGAGCACTTCGGCTTCTCGCGCGAGCGCGCGCGCCAGCTGGAGATCCGCGCCAAGGACAAGCTCAAGGCCGAGCTGCTGTCGCTCATGGCCGAGCGCGAGCAGCACGAGGCGGGCTTCGGCGGCTAG
- a CDS encoding CBS domain-containing protein, with product MDAQEQGPEDVAQAVMLFAKDTIMAALRVMQEHGVRRLPVVDEERGEWLGEVTEEQLRRLWKVAPLSSMAEILTGTPSGMAENLHASRPPVAPAEVREFASLVDFYRVAPDSWWH from the coding sequence ATGGATGCGCAGGAGCAGGGGCCGGAAGACGTGGCGCAGGCGGTGATGCTGTTCGCCAAGGACACCATCATGGCGGCGCTTCGGGTCATGCAGGAGCACGGCGTGCGGCGGCTGCCCGTGGTGGACGAGGAGCGGGGCGAGTGGCTGGGCGAGGTCACCGAGGAGCAGCTGCGCCGCCTGTGGAAGGTCGCGCCCCTGAGCAGCATGGCGGAAATCCTTACAGGCACCCCCTCGGGCATGGCGGAAAACCTTCACGCCTCGCGGCCCCCGGTCGCGCCCGCCGAGGTGCGGGAGTTCGCCTCGCTCGTGGACTTCTACCGGGTGGCGCCGGACTCCTGGTGGCACTGA
- a CDS encoding phosphatase PAP2 family protein, producing the protein MARVMASLLRLNAHFGGRLLTTGVAIAGTFQPYFWLNDHLPPRFDFLTPLDTAIPFLPWTYALYSSFFALLLGAAWLLDGHEYLRMLGAVLLANAVCYLGFFLFTAHYPRPPLDSIPPGFWREQFRQMRASDNAGNTFPSIHVATTLLGALRLRHQRGGALWVLWAVLICLSTLTVKQHYVVDVLGGIGVAWGVHALLFRRPVPALAAPVEARS; encoded by the coding sequence GTGGCGCGGGTGATGGCGAGTTTGTTGCGGCTCAACGCACATTTCGGAGGGCGGTTGCTGACCACGGGCGTGGCCATCGCGGGGACCTTCCAGCCCTACTTCTGGCTCAACGATCACCTGCCGCCGCGCTTCGACTTCCTCACGCCCCTGGACACGGCCATTCCCTTCCTGCCGTGGACCTACGCCCTCTACTCCAGCTTCTTCGCGCTGCTGCTGGGCGCGGCGTGGCTGCTGGATGGGCACGAGTACCTGCGGATGCTCGGCGCGGTGCTGCTGGCCAACGCCGTGTGCTACCTGGGCTTCTTCCTCTTCACGGCGCACTACCCGCGGCCTCCCCTGGACAGCATTCCCCCGGGCTTCTGGCGCGAGCAGTTCCGGCAGATGCGCGCCTCGGACAACGCGGGCAACACCTTTCCGAGCATCCACGTGGCCACCACGCTGCTCGGCGCGCTGCGGCTGCGCCACCAGCGGGGCGGAGCGCTGTGGGTGCTGTGGGCGGTGCTCATCTGCCTGTCCACGTTGACGGTGAAGCAGCACTACGTCGTGGACGTGCTCGGGGGCATCGGGGTGGCCTGGGGCGTTCATGCCCTGCTGTTCCGCCGCCCGGTGCCCGCGCTCGCGGCCCCCGTGGAGGCCCGGTCATGA
- a CDS encoding fatty acid desaturase family protein → MSGPSVSGAGVPPRPPGTLNVCLALGIVAGGVGLQWLASRAEGTATLLGLGVAFSFLFLPLYSLLHEAEHRVFHVNPRVNEGFGLLLAAFFPGPFTFLRACHLGHHRRNRSDAEMFDLYYPSDNRTWKRVYFYFLYTGGFWLAVPLAVGSMLVWPGFLRGQVIKDPSTVAMLHGIPEGFFRRIRLECAGVVLLHAALIGGLGLSPGRYLLLYALYGVNWSAQQYITHAASPRHVLDGAHNLRAWRGYEVLLLHFNWHLAHHQHPRVPWLYLPRYDDASRTRPGYLTSFLRFWRGPRLTEPLAQAPGLAGTLEEASAGDASSGERSREDWAATGTPASPNSPGSRRAC, encoded by the coding sequence ATGAGCGGCCCGTCCGTGAGTGGCGCGGGCGTACCGCCCCGGCCCCCGGGGACCCTCAACGTGTGCCTCGCGCTGGGGATCGTGGCGGGGGGCGTGGGCCTGCAATGGCTCGCCTCCCGGGCGGAGGGCACGGCGACGCTGCTCGGGCTCGGCGTGGCCTTCTCCTTCCTCTTCCTGCCGCTGTACTCGCTGCTGCACGAGGCCGAGCACCGCGTCTTCCACGTGAATCCCCGCGTGAACGAGGGCTTTGGCCTGCTGCTGGCCGCCTTCTTCCCCGGGCCCTTCACCTTCCTGCGCGCGTGCCACCTGGGCCACCACCGGCGCAACCGCAGCGACGCGGAGATGTTCGACCTGTACTACCCCTCGGACAACCGCACCTGGAAGCGGGTGTACTTCTACTTCCTCTACACGGGGGGCTTCTGGCTGGCGGTGCCCCTGGCCGTGGGGTCGATGCTGGTGTGGCCGGGCTTCCTGCGCGGCCAGGTGATCAAGGATCCCTCCACGGTGGCCATGCTCCACGGCATCCCCGAGGGCTTCTTCCGCCGCATCCGCCTGGAGTGCGCGGGCGTGGTGCTGCTGCACGCGGCGCTCATCGGGGGCCTGGGCTTGTCGCCGGGGCGCTACCTGCTGCTCTACGCGCTCTACGGCGTGAACTGGTCGGCCCAGCAGTACATCACCCACGCGGCGAGCCCCCGCCACGTGCTGGACGGAGCGCACAACCTGCGCGCCTGGCGCGGGTACGAGGTGTTGCTCCTGCACTTCAACTGGCACCTGGCGCACCACCAGCACCCGCGGGTGCCGTGGCTGTACCTGCCGCGCTACGACGATGCCTCGCGCACGCGGCCCGGCTACCTGACGTCCTTCCTGCGCTTCTGGCGGGGACCGCGGCTCACGGAGCCGCTGGCCCAGGCGCCGGGACTGGCGGGGACTCTAGAGGAGGCGTCGGCGGGGGACGCTTCTTCTGGGGAACGAAGCCGCGAGGACTGGGCAGCAACAGGAACTCCAGCGTCTCCGAATAGCCCCGGTAGCCGGAGAGCTTGCTGA
- a CDS encoding ABC transporter ATP-binding protein, which translates to MSASALPVPDVQVEGVSKSYRRGLRVLSDVNLHVHAGETFGIIGPNGAGKTTLFGCMLGLMWPDTGRILVAGRAPDDLEVRRVTGYLPERIAFEPELTARGVLTLHHDLAGRPRTERAGAVEALLTRVGLDRAVWDKTPRSFSRGMLQRLGLAQALIGQPRMLFLDEPTLGIDPEGLLHLRALLGEFKAQGVTVLINSHDLAQLERVCDRVAFFRAGRVEAIEDLRASATQRGRHALRVRWAGTNPLSPERLARLLQEQGATPMDTAEDSLCFSVEDDWAASRLLRALLDAGLPVASATREEGRLERFFQGSGGRAP; encoded by the coding sequence ATGTCCGCCTCCGCGCTCCCCGTCCCCGACGTCCAAGTCGAGGGCGTCAGCAAGTCCTACCGTCGAGGCCTCCGGGTCCTCTCGGATGTGAACCTCCATGTCCACGCGGGAGAGACCTTCGGCATCATCGGCCCCAACGGCGCCGGGAAGACGACCCTGTTCGGGTGCATGCTCGGGCTGATGTGGCCGGACACGGGCCGCATCCTCGTGGCGGGACGGGCGCCGGACGACCTGGAGGTTCGCCGCGTCACGGGCTACCTCCCCGAGCGCATCGCCTTCGAGCCGGAGTTGACCGCGCGGGGGGTGCTCACCCTGCACCATGACCTCGCCGGGCGACCCCGGACGGAGCGCGCGGGCGCCGTGGAGGCGCTGCTCACGCGCGTGGGACTGGACCGGGCCGTCTGGGACAAGACGCCCCGCAGCTTCTCGCGCGGCATGCTCCAGCGGCTGGGGCTGGCCCAGGCGCTCATCGGCCAGCCGCGCATGCTCTTCCTCGACGAGCCCACGCTCGGCATCGATCCCGAGGGACTGCTGCACCTGCGCGCGCTGCTGGGCGAGTTCAAGGCCCAGGGCGTCACGGTGCTCATCAACTCGCATGACCTGGCGCAGCTCGAGCGCGTGTGCGACCGGGTGGCGTTCTTCCGCGCGGGCCGGGTGGAGGCCATCGAGGACCTCCGGGCCTCGGCCACCCAGCGCGGCCGGCATGCCCTGCGGGTGCGCTGGGCGGGCACCAACCCCCTCTCCCCCGAGCGGCTCGCGCGGCTGCTCCAGGAGCAAGGCGCCACCCCCATGGACACCGCCGAGGACTCGTTGTGCTTCTCCGTGGAGGATGACTGGGCCGCCTCGCGGCTGCTGCGGGCGCTGTTGGACGCGGGCCTGCCCGTGGCCAGCGCCACGCGGGAAGAGGGCCGCCTGGAGCGCTTCTTCCAGGGCTCGGGAGGCCGCGCGCCATGA
- a CDS encoding BMP family lipoprotein codes for MRVSVLGLVLALSAVSACKSRKEEPAPPAPKVSRVGLVLSLGGRGDQSFNDSALRGLEQWSAGVKSAGEGYQPLSAEERRASLEGLDTPLPALGVTPLVVQSRVAEDYEPNLQLLADQGVPLSIAVGFPMENAVETAARRNPSMHYLLVDSPLLSAQGEPFTLPNVRTVVFREEEGCFLVGALAGLVTKTGTVGFVGGMEIPLVKRFEAGFRAGVAATRPQARVLVNYTGGFTNFALGKQVGQDLLVKDADVIFAAAGVDGLGAIQAVKEARDAGKPVYVIGVDSDPSHLAPQAVLSAVVKRVDRVVYEAVKDERAGTFQGGTQNLGLKEGGITLAPVRLDFPGKAEALGALADFQAKIIAGDIRVPTHPDQLPPSSP; via the coding sequence ATGCGCGTGTCCGTCCTGGGTCTCGTTCTCGCCCTGTCCGCCGTGTCCGCCTGCAAGAGCCGCAAGGAGGAGCCCGCACCGCCCGCCCCGAAGGTGTCCCGGGTGGGGCTGGTGCTGAGCCTCGGCGGACGGGGCGATCAGTCCTTCAATGACTCCGCCCTGCGGGGACTGGAGCAGTGGTCCGCGGGCGTGAAGTCCGCGGGAGAGGGCTACCAGCCGCTGAGCGCCGAGGAGCGCCGGGCCTCGCTCGAGGGCCTGGACACGCCCCTGCCCGCGCTCGGGGTCACGCCCCTGGTGGTGCAGAGCCGCGTGGCCGAGGACTACGAGCCCAACCTGCAGTTGCTCGCGGACCAGGGCGTGCCCCTGTCGATCGCGGTGGGCTTCCCGATGGAGAACGCCGTGGAGACGGCCGCGCGGCGCAACCCCTCCATGCACTACCTGCTGGTGGACAGCCCGCTGTTGTCCGCCCAGGGCGAGCCCTTCACCCTGCCCAACGTGCGCACCGTCGTCTTCCGCGAGGAGGAGGGATGCTTCCTGGTGGGCGCGCTCGCGGGGCTCGTGACGAAGACGGGCACGGTGGGCTTCGTGGGCGGCATGGAGATTCCCCTCGTCAAGCGCTTCGAGGCGGGCTTTCGCGCGGGCGTGGCCGCCACCCGACCCCAGGCCCGGGTGCTCGTCAACTACACCGGTGGCTTCACGAATTTCGCCCTGGGCAAGCAGGTGGGACAGGACCTGCTCGTCAAGGACGCGGACGTGATCTTCGCGGCCGCGGGCGTGGACGGACTGGGTGCCATCCAGGCGGTGAAGGAGGCCCGCGACGCGGGCAAGCCCGTCTATGTCATCGGCGTGGACTCGGATCCCTCGCACCTGGCGCCCCAGGCGGTGCTGTCCGCGGTGGTCAAGCGCGTGGACCGCGTGGTGTACGAGGCCGTGAAGGACGAGCGCGCCGGCACGTTCCAGGGGGGCACCCAGAACCTGGGCCTCAAGGAGGGCGGCATCACCCTCGCCCCCGTGCGGCTAGACTTCCCCGGCAAGGCCGAGGCGCTCGGCGCCCTCGCGGACTTCCAGGCGAAGATCATCGCCGGGGACATCCGCGTGCCCACCCACCCGGATCAACTCCCCCCGAGCAGCCCCTGA
- a CDS encoding isopenicillin N synthase family dioxygenase, which produces MAETSMNIPTVDLHDLSSDDPARVERGAAAIREAFGVFGLVYVKNHGVDAAALERYYDAFGAFIGWSTEAKKPYGRADLWYQRGWTPPNTEVAVAGNGQPDFKECYFAAPYPPDESSALEFPRLYPDNLWPPDAPAYFQDGLLTLGRALHEAGLALLRGAAQALGLPTTAFTDPCARGPHVTRALQYLPLKPDQVNTGILWGEEHTDFNLLTLLPGGRFLDPQARPAGKPDEQSGLYLRTRATPEEPKGRLVRGTAPAGCIVAQVGQQLEILTGGTFLATPHVITAPGVPGWQRQSAAHFMHVHTSTVLFPLPKFRTPEVVEAYAPPVLAGTYDIKTLVDIGLAPAGALDQLGYRHYDRLNRMRTDGTGA; this is translated from the coding sequence ATGGCCGAGACCTCGATGAACATCCCCACTGTCGATCTCCATGATCTCTCGTCGGACGACCCCGCGCGCGTCGAGCGGGGCGCGGCGGCGATCCGCGAGGCGTTCGGCGTCTTCGGGCTCGTCTACGTGAAGAACCACGGCGTGGATGCCGCGGCGCTCGAGCGCTACTACGACGCCTTCGGGGCGTTCATCGGCTGGTCCACCGAGGCCAAGAAGCCCTACGGGCGCGCCGACCTCTGGTACCAGCGCGGCTGGACGCCGCCCAACACCGAGGTGGCGGTCGCGGGCAACGGACAGCCCGACTTCAAGGAGTGCTACTTCGCCGCGCCCTACCCGCCCGACGAGAGTTCGGCGCTGGAGTTCCCGCGCCTCTACCCGGACAACCTCTGGCCGCCCGATGCGCCCGCGTACTTCCAGGACGGGCTGCTGACGCTGGGTCGGGCGTTGCACGAGGCGGGGCTCGCGCTGCTGCGGGGCGCGGCCCAGGCCTTGGGCCTGCCGACCACCGCCTTCACGGATCCCTGCGCGCGCGGCCCCCACGTCACGCGGGCCCTGCAGTACCTGCCGCTCAAGCCCGACCAGGTGAACACGGGCATCCTCTGGGGCGAGGAGCACACCGACTTCAACCTGCTCACGCTGCTGCCCGGGGGCCGCTTCCTGGACCCCCAGGCCCGACCGGCCGGCAAGCCGGACGAGCAGAGCGGCCTGTACCTGCGCACCCGCGCCACCCCCGAGGAGCCCAAGGGGCGGCTCGTGCGGGGCACGGCTCCCGCCGGGTGCATCGTGGCGCAGGTGGGCCAGCAGTTGGAGATCCTCACCGGCGGCACGTTCCTCGCCACGCCGCACGTCATCACCGCGCCGGGCGTGCCGGGCTGGCAGCGGCAGTCCGCCGCGCACTTCATGCACGTGCACACGAGCACCGTGCTCTTCCCGCTGCCGAAGTTCCGCACCCCCGAGGTCGTCGAGGCCTATGCCCCGCCGGTGCTCGCGGGCACCTACGACATCAAGACCCTGGTGGACATCGGCCTGGCGCCGGCGGGCGCGCTGGATCAACTCGGCTACCGCCACTACGACCGGCTCAACCGCATGCGCACCGACGGAACGGGCGCCTAG